From Phalacrocorax carbo chromosome 6, bPhaCar2.1, whole genome shotgun sequence, a single genomic window includes:
- the LOC104043861 gene encoding LOW QUALITY PROTEIN: ubiquitin-conjugating enzyme E2 D2-like (The sequence of the model RefSeq protein was modified relative to this genomic sequence to represent the inferred CDS: inserted 2 bases in 1 codon): MIRNKGSNNSPYQGGGFFLMVHFPAGYPFKPPXAAFTTRVCHPNINSNGSISLDILWSQLSPAPTISKVLLSICSLLCDPNLDDPLVPEIARIYKKEKYSRIALEWTQKYTTLIKEIIG, from the exons atgatACGCAACAAA GGATCAAATAACAGTCCCTATCAGGGTGGAGGATTTTTCTTGATGGTTCACTTCCCAGCAGGTTACCCCTTCAAACCACC GGCTGCATTTACAACAAGAGTCTGCCACCCAAATATTAACAGTAATGGCAGCATTTCTCTTGATATTCTGTGGTCACAGTTGTCTCCAGCACCGACTATTTCAAAAGTACTTTTGTCCATCTGTTCTCTGTTATGTGATCCCAATCTAGATGATCCTTTAGTGCCTGAGATTGCAAGGATCTACAAAAAAGAGAAGTACAGCAGAATAGCTTTGGAGTGGACTCAGAAGTATACaactttaattaaagaaattattggATAA